CACGCGAGGCTTTAGCGATTCTTCGTCACAATAGTATTGGTCAATTGGTCGTAGTGGATGAAGAAAATCACTATTATGGTATTTTGGATATTCACTCAATTTTAAACGAAGGAATCGAATAAGCGTATGGCAAATAATTCAACATCGAATATGTCTTTTTTGGCTCATGTAGGTGAGTTAAGAGGACATTTGGTTCGTTCAATATTATCGATTATTATCACGTCAATTGCTGTTGCACTTTATTGGGACGAGTTGGTTGAGCATGTAATTATGGCTCCGCTGAAATCAAATTTTCGGACGTTTGACATTTTTAATCAATTTGGAGAATTAACAGGTTTTGGAAAAATCTATACAGAGTCATTCGATATCTCAAAAGATTTGACCAATCTTAACCCTTCAGGGCAAATTACCTCTCAATTTTTTGCTATTATAGTTTGCGGAATTATTATTGCTATTCCCTATATTATTTTCGAAATATGGCGATTTGTAAAACCAGCCTTAAAAGAATCAGAACGCAAATATGCTGGATTTACCATCTTTGCTGTTTCTTTTTTCTTTGTGTTGGGTGTGTTGTTTAGTTATTATTTATTATTGCCTTTATGTACACAATTTTTATTTACATATGACCCTTTTGGTGTAGGAAACACGTGGACTTTGCCAAGTTATATTGATTTATTTGTTCAATTATTATTATCGATGGGAGTCATGTTTTTAATGCCAATTTTTGTGTACTTCTTAACGAGTATTGGAATTTTAACTCCAACATTCTTAAAAGAGTATCGTAAACATGCTTTTATCGTTGTATTAGTGATTGCAGCAGTAATTACACCAAATGATGTATATAGTATGGTTTTAGTTACAATACCACTTTGGTTATTGTACGAATTGAGTATAATAATTTCACAATCAGTTTATAAAACTCAATTGAAAGGAAAAAGTAACGACTTAGTAAAGAATTAACAATGTTATGCTTGCATAATAAAATAAATTAGTTATTTTTACATAAAAGAAAAAGTAAACACAAAATTATGAAGATATTAGTTTGTATTAGTAGTGTACCAGATACTACAGCAAAAATCAACTTCACAGCTGACGGAAAATCATTTGATAAAAATGGGGTTCAGTTCGTTATTAACCCGCATGATGAATTTAGTTTAAATAAAGCAGTAGAATTACAAGAAAAACAAGGTGCTACTGTTACAATTTTAACGGTAGGTGATGCAACAGTAGATCCAGTTATGCGTAAAGCCTTAGCTATTGGTGCGAATGATGGAATTCGAATTGATGCTGATGCACGCGATGATTTCTTCGTTGCTACACAAATTGCAAAAGCTGCTAAAGACGGTGGTTTCGATTTGGTATTGACAGGAAAAGAATCAATTGATTACAACGGAGGTTCTGTACCAGGATTAGTTGCAGCAATGTTAGATTACGGTTTTGTAAACGGATGTATCGGTCTTGATGTAGAAGGTTCTTCTGCAAAAGCAGTTCGTGAAATTGACGGCGGAAAAGAAACCGTAGAAGTTGTTTTACCAGCTGTAATCGCAGGGCAAAAAGGTTTGGTAGAAGAATCAGCTTTACGTATTCCTAACATGCGTGGAATTATGCAAGCTCGTACAAAACAAATCAATGTTGTTGCTGCAGAAGCGACAGAAACAAAAGTTGAGGTTGTTGGTTATGTAAAACCTGCTGAAAGAGGTAATGTAACATTAATTGACAAAGACAACGTAGCAGAATTGGTAAGATTATTACACGAAGAAGCTAAAGTAATCTAATTATTCACCTAAAAAGAAATTAAAAAATGGCAATTTTTGTATACGCTGAGTCACACGACGGAAAATATAAAAAAGCAGGATTAGAAGCAGTTTCTTATGCTAAAGCTACTGCAGACGTTGCAGGAGATACTGTAACAGCAATCGTTTTCGGAAATGCTGCTGCTGACGAATTATATCAATATGGAGCATCTAAAGTAGTTAAAGTTGATAATGCAGCTTTAGCAAAATTTGATGCAAATTCTTATGCAAAAGCTTTGGCTGAAGTTGCTCAAGGAGATGTTGTGGTATTACCATCAACAAATGAAGGAGCAACGGTAGCACCAGTTTTAGCATTCAAAACAGGAGCGTCCTTAGTAACTAACGTAGAAAAAGCACCTACTGCAGTTTCTCCTTTTACAGTTGCACGCAAAGCATTTTCTGGTAAAGGAATCGAAACAGTTGCAGTTTCAGGAAAAGTAGTTGTAACAGTTTTGCAAAATGCTTTTGGAGCTAAAGAAAATGCAGTTTCAGGTTCAGAAAAGTCAGCTACAGTTGCAGTTTCTGATGCAGATGTAAAAGTAAAAGTTGTTTCAACAGAAATGGCTTCTTCTGATAAAATTGATTTGAAAGAAGCGGATATCGTAGTTTCTGCTGGCCGTGGAATGAAAGGTCCAGAAAACTGGGGAATGATCGAAGATTTAGCAAAAGTTTTAGGAGCGGCTACAGCTTCTTCTAAACCAGTTGCAGATATCGGCTGGAGACCTCACGAAGAACACGTAGGACAAACAGGTAAAGCAATTGCACCAAATCTATACATCGCAGTTGGTATTTCAGGTGCAATTCAGCACTTAGCTGGAGTAAACGGGTCTAAAACGATTGTTGTCATTAACAATGATCCAGAAGCACCTTTCTTTAAAGCTGCCGATTACGGAATAGTAGGTGACGCTTTTGAGATTGTACCTAAATTAACAGAAGAGTTAAAAAAATACAAAGGTCAAGCTTAATCATTTTAAAGATTATAAATTCAATCCGAATCATTTAGGTGATTCGGATTTTTTTTATCTATTAAAAAAATATTAAATATTCGTCAGTTTTTCATAGATTTACGCCCAAATGGACAATTTAATTAGATTAAATATTAAGGGAATTTCTTACAGTCAAACTCAAACCGGAGCCTATGCTTTGATTTTAGAGGAAAGTGTAGGAGGAAGAAAGTTGCCGATTATTATTGGGAGCTTCGAGGCACAGTCGATCGCATTAGCTTTAGAGAAAGATATTAATCCACCTCGTCCATTAACACACGATTTGTTTGTCTCGTTAGGAAAAGAATTTCGTTTGAATGTTGATTCAATTTATATTTATAAATTAGAAGATGGCGTTTTTTATTCGAATATTGTTTTTTTGAATGAAGAGGGAGGTCGTGCTGAAATAGATTCGAGAACATCTGATGCAATTGCATTAGCAGTTCGCTTCAATGCACCTATTTATGCCTACGAAAATGTTGTAGAAAAAGCTGGAATTCATTTGGACGTTATTGAAGAAGAAGAAAATATACGTCGCGCAGCAAATAACTTCGAAGATGATTTAGATATCTTAGCAGGTTTGGAAAGTGATTTGTCTGATATCAACGAATATGAAGGTTGGACAAAATCTGAGCTTGAAGCTGAGATGGAAAAAGCTGTGAAAAATGAAGATTACGAATTGGCAGCTCGCCTTCGTGATCAGATAGATAACATGGAAAACTAATAACTATTTCAAATAATTATGTCTGTAAAGCTTAGACTTACAATCATGAGTTTCCTTGAGTTTGCGGTATGGGGAGCATACCTTACTTCGATGGGAAATTACTTAGGATCAGTTGGCTTAGGTCCAAAAATTGGTCTTTTTTACGCGATGCAAGGTATTGTATCAATTTTTATGCCCGCCATTATGGGTATTGTAGCGGATAGGTGGATTCCTGTACAACGTTTGTTGGGATTAAATCATTTATTAGCTGCTATTTTTATGTTTGCAGCAGGTTATTATGGAATGACAGCTGGAAACAATGTAGATTTTACGACGATCTTTACACTTTATTCAGTTAGTGTGGCGTTTTTTATGCCAACAATCGCCCTTTCTAACTCTACAGCTTATACAATTTTAAAACAAAATAATTTAGACACAATCAAAGCTTTTCCACCAATCAGAACGTTTGGTACAATTGGGTTTATTGTAGCGATGTTGTTTGTTAATTTTTCTGGATTTAAAGACGGTGTTTTTGGGTTTAATTTTTCAAATGATCCTACATTCGTTAGTTTTCAATCCAATTATTTTCAATTCTTTGTTTCAGGAGTTTTAGGAGTTGTATTGTTTCTATTTAGCTTTTTATTGCCAAACTGTCCTATAAACAAAAGTTCAGAAAAACAATCACTTTCAGATGCATTTGGCTTGAAGGCCTTTGCATTATTCAAAGATAGAAAGATGGCAATTTTCTTTATTTTTTCAATGTTGTTAGGGGTTTCATTGCAAATTACCAATGGATATGCAAATCCGTTTATTACAACTTTTAAGGATATTCCAGATTATGCTAATACATGGGGAGCAAGTAATGCTAATGCGTTAATTTCCTTGTCTCAGGTTTCTGAAACGTTGTGTATTCTGTTAATTCCATTCGTATTAAAACGTTTCGGAATTAAAATCGTTATGTTAATGGCAATGGTAGGCTGGGTGTTACGTTTTGGATTATTTGGATTAGGTGATCCAGGACCAGGTGTTTGGATGTTTATTCTATCTATGATTGTTTATGGAATCGCTTTCGATTTCTTTAATGTTTCAGGTTCATTATATGTTGACAAGGAAACAGATGAAGAGATTCGTTCCTCGGCACAAGGAGTTTTTATGATGATGACAAATGGATTTGGGGCAACAATAGGTATGTTGATTGCACAGTATATTGTCAATCATTATGTATATAGCCAAACAGATCTGAATTTGCAATTAGAAGGATGGAGGCATTCTTGGTTTATTTTTGCTGGATATGCTTTAGTTGTAACAATTTTATTTGCAATTGTGTTCAAGTACAAACACAATCCAAACGAAGTAGAAGAAGTTAAACACTAAGTTGTAACTTAAGAAATAAAATAAAAAAGCAAGAATGTTAATTCTTGCTTTTTTTTATGGATAAGAGTTTATTATTTTTCAATTCTATTATACGTCACAAACGAATAAGCATAAGGGTGTTTTTCGTCTTTCTTAAAATCTTCTCGTTTTACTTCTTCCCATTCATCCAAATCAATTTCTGGAAAATAAGTGTCACCATCAAATTCATAATGAACCTCTGTTACATATAAAACATCTGTAAATTCCATCGCTTGTTTGTAGATGTTTCCACCGCCAATTATATCAATCTCATCATTTATCTTTCGAGCTTCTTCTAAGGCATTTGCTAAAGAATTCACTCTTAGAATTCCATCTGCATTCCAATTTAAATCTCTTGTGACGACAATATTGGTGCGATTAGGTAAAGGACGTCCAAGTGATTCAAACGTTTTTCTTCCCATAATGATAGGGTGTCCAGTTGTTAAATTTTTGAAATGTTTCAAGTCATTAGGTAAATGCCAAATCAAATTATTTTTTGCGCCAATAACGTTGTTACTTGCTTTTGCTACTACAATGTTTATCATAAGCTTTAAGGTA
This portion of the Empedobacter stercoris genome encodes:
- a CDS encoding MFS transporter → MSVKLRLTIMSFLEFAVWGAYLTSMGNYLGSVGLGPKIGLFYAMQGIVSIFMPAIMGIVADRWIPVQRLLGLNHLLAAIFMFAAGYYGMTAGNNVDFTTIFTLYSVSVAFFMPTIALSNSTAYTILKQNNLDTIKAFPPIRTFGTIGFIVAMLFVNFSGFKDGVFGFNFSNDPTFVSFQSNYFQFFVSGVLGVVLFLFSFLLPNCPINKSSEKQSLSDAFGLKAFALFKDRKMAIFFIFSMLLGVSLQITNGYANPFITTFKDIPDYANTWGASNANALISLSQVSETLCILLIPFVLKRFGIKIVMLMAMVGWVLRFGLFGLGDPGPGVWMFILSMIVYGIAFDFFNVSGSLYVDKETDEEIRSSAQGVFMMMTNGFGATIGMLIAQYIVNHYVYSQTDLNLQLEGWRHSWFIFAGYALVVTILFAIVFKYKHNPNEVEEVKH
- a CDS encoding dihydrofolate reductase: MINIVVAKASNNVIGAKNNLIWHLPNDLKHFKNLTTGHPIIMGRKTFESLGRPLPNRTNIVVTRDLNWNADGILRVNSLANALEEARKINDEIDIIGGGNIYKQAMEFTDVLYVTEVHYEFDGDTYFPEIDLDEWEEVKREDFKKDEKHPYAYSFVTYNRIEK
- a CDS encoding bifunctional nuclease family protein is translated as MDNLIRLNIKGISYSQTQTGAYALILEESVGGRKLPIIIGSFEAQSIALALEKDINPPRPLTHDLFVSLGKEFRLNVDSIYIYKLEDGVFYSNIVFLNEEGGRAEIDSRTSDAIALAVRFNAPIYAYENVVEKAGIHLDVIEEEENIRRAANNFEDDLDILAGLESDLSDINEYEGWTKSELEAEMEKAVKNEDYELAARLRDQIDNMEN
- the tatC gene encoding twin-arginine translocase subunit TatC, encoding MANNSTSNMSFLAHVGELRGHLVRSILSIIITSIAVALYWDELVEHVIMAPLKSNFRTFDIFNQFGELTGFGKIYTESFDISKDLTNLNPSGQITSQFFAIIVCGIIIAIPYIIFEIWRFVKPALKESERKYAGFTIFAVSFFFVLGVLFSYYLLLPLCTQFLFTYDPFGVGNTWTLPSYIDLFVQLLLSMGVMFLMPIFVYFLTSIGILTPTFLKEYRKHAFIVVLVIAAVITPNDVYSMVLVTIPLWLLYELSIIISQSVYKTQLKGKSNDLVKN
- a CDS encoding electron transfer flavoprotein subunit alpha/FixB family protein, with product MAIFVYAESHDGKYKKAGLEAVSYAKATADVAGDTVTAIVFGNAAADELYQYGASKVVKVDNAALAKFDANSYAKALAEVAQGDVVVLPSTNEGATVAPVLAFKTGASLVTNVEKAPTAVSPFTVARKAFSGKGIETVAVSGKVVVTVLQNAFGAKENAVSGSEKSATVAVSDADVKVKVVSTEMASSDKIDLKEADIVVSAGRGMKGPENWGMIEDLAKVLGAATASSKPVADIGWRPHEEHVGQTGKAIAPNLYIAVGISGAIQHLAGVNGSKTIVVINNDPEAPFFKAADYGIVGDAFEIVPKLTEELKKYKGQA
- a CDS encoding electron transfer flavoprotein subunit beta/FixA family protein, which codes for MKILVCISSVPDTTAKINFTADGKSFDKNGVQFVINPHDEFSLNKAVELQEKQGATVTILTVGDATVDPVMRKALAIGANDGIRIDADARDDFFVATQIAKAAKDGGFDLVLTGKESIDYNGGSVPGLVAAMLDYGFVNGCIGLDVEGSSAKAVREIDGGKETVEVVLPAVIAGQKGLVEESALRIPNMRGIMQARTKQINVVAAEATETKVEVVGYVKPAERGNVTLIDKDNVAELVRLLHEEAKVI